CGGTGGGGCTGTTTCAAGCTGCACTGCATATTTGATCTTCACCGGATGGGTTCGATAGCTTGGCGGATGCTGCTGCGCCAATGCAGCCTGAAGCACCTCGTTTAGCCGGCTGGTCGGCACGCGCTGGCGACGATTTTCGTAGACCATGAGGGCGGTCTCCAACACGCGGTGGATACGCTGGCGCGTTTTGGCTGAGATAAACAGCAAAGGCACATGTTGCCACGTAGGCAGGCGCGCGCGGATTGCCTCTTCCCAAAGCCTCATCGTGTTCGCGTCTTTTTCGACCAAGTCCCATTTATTGACCACGAGCACCATGCCTTTACGCAAAGCCTCGGCCTGACGTAAAATGCGAATATCCTGGGCCGTCACGCCTTCGGTAGCCTCGAGTAGCACCAGCGCCACGTCACATTCCCGAAGCGCGCGTTCCGTACGCAAGGTAGCATAAAACTCGATGTTCTCCCGGATTCGACTACGGCGCCTTAGGCCAGCGGTGTCTACCAGAACGATTTCGCGGCCGTAGTACTTAAGCACAGAATGCACCGCATCGCGCGTGGTGCCGCTCTTGTCGGTCACAATAGCGCGTTCCTCTCCCAACAGCGCATTCGTTAGGGACGACTTACCTACATTAGGCCGACCAACAATGGCCAAACGCGGCCGTTCCTCTGAAATAGGGGCTCTCGTCTGGCGGGGCAACTGCTGCACCAGCGCGTCGAGCAGCTCACCAGTACCCCGACCACTTAGGGCACTGATGGGATAAACGCTCGG
This Rhodothermus bifroesti DNA region includes the following protein-coding sequences:
- the der gene encoding ribosome biogenesis GTPase Der translates to MALVAIVGRPNVGKSTLFNRLTRSQQAITHDEPGVTRDRIYGTAEWNGVSFSVVDTGGYVPHSADIFEQAIREQVEIAIQEADLILFMVDASTGITDLDDALAQMLRRTEKPVIVVANKADNDERTWEAQVFYQLGLPSVYPISALSGRGTGELLDALVQQLPRQTRAPISEERPRLAIVGRPNVGKSSLTNALLGEERAIVTDKSGTTRDAVHSVLKYYGREIVLVDTAGLRRRSRIRENIEFYATLRTERALRECDVALVLLEATEGVTAQDIRILRQAEALRKGMVLVVNKWDLVEKDANTMRLWEEAIRARLPTWQHVPLLFISAKTRQRIHRVLETALMVYENRRQRVPTSRLNEVLQAALAQQHPPSYRTHPVKIKYAVQLETAPPVFAFFCNRPEAIKESYRRYLEKQLRAAFGFEGVPLTLVFKQK